A single Triticum dicoccoides isolate Atlit2015 ecotype Zavitan chromosome 2A, WEW_v2.0, whole genome shotgun sequence DNA region contains:
- the LOC119354910 gene encoding uncharacterized protein LOC119354910 isoform X1 — MAPRGDHFDTHVFSSWTCQWEARPSVIWRGPVGSHLFTLPGMVNHCRAQYAHGRFYFISNINRWETLVLDPMTMDFSTVDGPPVDRVCDEDICIVEADEGSLGMFLTYQDYDTSKIIYWQSEGDISGPWREEKRIDVGDMCRVFSSEGRHVFGYDTIACFSLVAKALELERLCYMILDEAYPYSNLPLPYALPTVASGPKETQQTRTIVEEMEDAQEMEDDEYPFQDLAVDFQLLEEENDNDDDFLSEPTVTFELTVEETKKQVAASIGHSNVWNSHPKNYGSGSMVCRVCGNSHGLIRKYGLMCCRQCFRSNARTLASSSTVKIGNLKRKHGVGCHRQSVLIHKDYLYYILCNELNV; from the exons ATGGCGCCGAGAGGAGACCATTTTGATACCCATGTCTTCTCTTCCTGGACTTGTCAGTGGGAAGCCCGTCCATCTGTAATCTGGAGGGGTCCTGTTGGCTCCCATTTGTTTACTCTGCCAGGGATGGTTAACCACTGCCGTGCACAATATGCTCACGGCCGCTTCTACTTCATATCTAATATCAATAGATGGGAAACACTGGTTCTTGACCCCATGACAATGGATTTTTCTACTGTTGATGGCCCTCCCGTGGACAGAGTTTGTGATGAAGACATATGTATCGTGGAGGCAGATGAAGGCAGTCTCGGGatgtttctaacgtaccaagactaTGACACAAGCAAGATCATTTATTGGCAAAGTGAAGGTGATATTTCCGGACCATGGCGGGAAGAGAAaagaattgatgtaggtgacatgtGCAGAGTTTTTTCTTCCGAAGGGAGACATGTATTTGGATATGATACTATTGCATGTTTCTCATTGGTTGCCAAAGCATTGGAGCTCGAGAGGCTATGTTACATGATTCTGGATGAGGCGTACCCATATAGCAATCTTCCACTACCGTACGCATTACCCACCGTGGCATCAG GCCCCAAAGAGACGCAGCAGACCAGAACGATTGTTGAGGAGATGGAGGATGCTCAGGAGATGGAGGACGACGAGTACCCATTCCAGGACCTTGCAGTGGATTTTCAGTTACTAGAAGAGGagaacgacaacgacgacgacttCTTGTCAGAGCCTACAGTGACTTTTGAGTTAACAGTCGAGGAGACAAAGAAGCAGGTGGCCGCCTCCATTGGACACTCGAATGTCTGGAACTCGCACCCAAAGAACTACGGCTCCGGATCCATGGTTTG CCGTGTCTGTGGCAACTCACATGGCCTGATCCGCAAGTACGGGCTGATGTGCTGCAGGCAGTGTTTCCGCAGCAACGCAAGGACATTGGCTTCATCAAG TACCGTTAAGATTGGAAACCTCAAAAGGAAGCATGGAGTAGGATGTCATCGTCAAAGTGTGTTGATTCATAAGGACTATCTGTATTATATATTATGTAATGAACTAAATGTTTGA
- the LOC119354910 gene encoding uncharacterized protein LOC119354910 isoform X2: MAPRGDHFDTHVFSSWTCQWEARPSVIWRGPVGSHLFTLPGMVNHCRAQYAHGRFYFISNINRWETLVLDPMTMDFSTVDGPPVDRVCDEDICIVEADEGSLGMFLTYQDYDTSKIIYWQSEGDISGPWREEKRIDVGDMCRVFSSEGRHVFGYDTIACFSLVAKALELERLCYMILDEAYPYSNLPLPYALPTVASGPKETQQTRTIVEEMEDAQEMEDDEYPFQDLAVDFQLLEEENDNDDDFLSEPTVTFELTVEETKKQVAASIGHSNVWNSHPKNYGSGSMPCLWQLTWPDPQVRADVLQAVFPQQRKDIGFIKVCGSHTVGGFPESHA; the protein is encoded by the exons ATGGCGCCGAGAGGAGACCATTTTGATACCCATGTCTTCTCTTCCTGGACTTGTCAGTGGGAAGCCCGTCCATCTGTAATCTGGAGGGGTCCTGTTGGCTCCCATTTGTTTACTCTGCCAGGGATGGTTAACCACTGCCGTGCACAATATGCTCACGGCCGCTTCTACTTCATATCTAATATCAATAGATGGGAAACACTGGTTCTTGACCCCATGACAATGGATTTTTCTACTGTTGATGGCCCTCCCGTGGACAGAGTTTGTGATGAAGACATATGTATCGTGGAGGCAGATGAAGGCAGTCTCGGGatgtttctaacgtaccaagactaTGACACAAGCAAGATCATTTATTGGCAAAGTGAAGGTGATATTTCCGGACCATGGCGGGAAGAGAAaagaattgatgtaggtgacatgtGCAGAGTTTTTTCTTCCGAAGGGAGACATGTATTTGGATATGATACTATTGCATGTTTCTCATTGGTTGCCAAAGCATTGGAGCTCGAGAGGCTATGTTACATGATTCTGGATGAGGCGTACCCATATAGCAATCTTCCACTACCGTACGCATTACCCACCGTGGCATCAG GCCCCAAAGAGACGCAGCAGACCAGAACGATTGTTGAGGAGATGGAGGATGCTCAGGAGATGGAGGACGACGAGTACCCATTCCAGGACCTTGCAGTGGATTTTCAGTTACTAGAAGAGGagaacgacaacgacgacgacttCTTGTCAGAGCCTACAGTGACTTTTGAGTTAACAGTCGAGGAGACAAAGAAGCAGGTGGCCGCCTCCATTGGACACTCGAATGTCTGGAACTCGCACCCAAAGAACTACGGCTCCGGATCCATG CCGTGTCTGTGGCAACTCACATGGCCTGATCCGCAAGTACGGGCTGATGTGCTGCAGGCAGTGTTTCCGCAGCAACGCAAGGACATTGGCTTCATCAAGGTATGCGGCAGCCACACCGTTGGTGGATTTCCTGAATCCCATGCCTGA
- the LOC119354910 gene encoding uncharacterized protein LOC119354910 isoform X4, with protein sequence MILDEAYPYSNLPLPYALPTVASGPKETQQTRTIVEEMEDAQEMEDDEYPFQDLAVDFQLLEEENDNDDDFLSEPTVTFELTVEETKKQVAASIGHSNVWNSHPKNYGSGSMVCRVCGNSHGLIRKYGLMCCRQCFRSNARTLASSSTVKIGNLKRKHGVGCHRQSVLIHKDYLYYILCNELNV encoded by the exons ATGATTCTGGATGAGGCGTACCCATATAGCAATCTTCCACTACCGTACGCATTACCCACCGTGGCATCAG GCCCCAAAGAGACGCAGCAGACCAGAACGATTGTTGAGGAGATGGAGGATGCTCAGGAGATGGAGGACGACGAGTACCCATTCCAGGACCTTGCAGTGGATTTTCAGTTACTAGAAGAGGagaacgacaacgacgacgacttCTTGTCAGAGCCTACAGTGACTTTTGAGTTAACAGTCGAGGAGACAAAGAAGCAGGTGGCCGCCTCCATTGGACACTCGAATGTCTGGAACTCGCACCCAAAGAACTACGGCTCCGGATCCATGGTTTG CCGTGTCTGTGGCAACTCACATGGCCTGATCCGCAAGTACGGGCTGATGTGCTGCAGGCAGTGTTTCCGCAGCAACGCAAGGACATTGGCTTCATCAAG TACCGTTAAGATTGGAAACCTCAAAAGGAAGCATGGAGTAGGATGTCATCGTCAAAGTGTGTTGATTCATAAGGACTATCTGTATTATATATTATGTAATGAACTAAATGTTTGA
- the LOC119354910 gene encoding uncharacterized protein LOC119354910 isoform X3 — MAPRGDHFDTHVFSSWTCQWEARPSVIWRGPVGSHLFTLPGMVNHCRAQYAHGRFYFISNINRWETLVLDPMTMDFSTVDGPPVDRVCDEDICIVEADEGSLGMFLTYQDYDTSKIIYWQSEGDISGPWREEKRIDVGDMCRVFSSEGRHVFGYDTIACFSLVAKALELERLCYMILDEAYPYSNLPLPYALPTVASGPKETQQTRTIVEEMEDAQEMEDDEYPFQDLAVDFQLLEEENDNDDDFLSEPTVTFELTVEETKKQVAASIGHSNVWNSHPKNYGSGSMPCLWQLTWPDPQVRADVLQAVFPQQRKDIGFIKYR, encoded by the exons ATGGCGCCGAGAGGAGACCATTTTGATACCCATGTCTTCTCTTCCTGGACTTGTCAGTGGGAAGCCCGTCCATCTGTAATCTGGAGGGGTCCTGTTGGCTCCCATTTGTTTACTCTGCCAGGGATGGTTAACCACTGCCGTGCACAATATGCTCACGGCCGCTTCTACTTCATATCTAATATCAATAGATGGGAAACACTGGTTCTTGACCCCATGACAATGGATTTTTCTACTGTTGATGGCCCTCCCGTGGACAGAGTTTGTGATGAAGACATATGTATCGTGGAGGCAGATGAAGGCAGTCTCGGGatgtttctaacgtaccaagactaTGACACAAGCAAGATCATTTATTGGCAAAGTGAAGGTGATATTTCCGGACCATGGCGGGAAGAGAAaagaattgatgtaggtgacatgtGCAGAGTTTTTTCTTCCGAAGGGAGACATGTATTTGGATATGATACTATTGCATGTTTCTCATTGGTTGCCAAAGCATTGGAGCTCGAGAGGCTATGTTACATGATTCTGGATGAGGCGTACCCATATAGCAATCTTCCACTACCGTACGCATTACCCACCGTGGCATCAG GCCCCAAAGAGACGCAGCAGACCAGAACGATTGTTGAGGAGATGGAGGATGCTCAGGAGATGGAGGACGACGAGTACCCATTCCAGGACCTTGCAGTGGATTTTCAGTTACTAGAAGAGGagaacgacaacgacgacgacttCTTGTCAGAGCCTACAGTGACTTTTGAGTTAACAGTCGAGGAGACAAAGAAGCAGGTGGCCGCCTCCATTGGACACTCGAATGTCTGGAACTCGCACCCAAAGAACTACGGCTCCGGATCCATG CCGTGTCTGTGGCAACTCACATGGCCTGATCCGCAAGTACGGGCTGATGTGCTGCAGGCAGTGTTTCCGCAGCAACGCAAGGACATTGGCTTCATCAAG TACCGTTAA